One Phaseolus vulgaris cultivar G19833 chromosome 4, P. vulgaris v2.0, whole genome shotgun sequence DNA window includes the following coding sequences:
- the LOC137838690 gene encoding uncharacterized protein yields the protein MTGNIRVYCRIRQSFQAESRNIVSLGKMSGPSGGTFKDIGINYLALTDLFQMSKERNDIINYDIYVQMVEIYNEQGFLLASAESTIQHQELASTLLCKMAEERTTRSVVVEPSSNSYLYLHPGENPATSLVSPVLDSTNYHSWSRSVMTALSAKNKVEFVLGTHPCPPTSDPTHSAWVRCNNMVVSWLVHSFSLSIRQSVIWMDIAVNIWTDLKTRYSQGDLSRVSDLQLEASSLCQNDLSVTDYFTKLRIMWDELDNFRPNPICVCQHKCSCSVASVISKRKCEDQAMQFLRGLNDQYNNIRSHVLLMEPVPPISKILSLVAQQERQLASNFLVTNINHAGTNRNSVVTCSLCGKLGHTENICFRKVGFPNQEHKIFRFNGNRKACTHCGKSGHTIDTCYRKHGFHPSHNFPNSRTAPLLNAVLADDVSSKNFVQEQGNGDMRSVFTAQQCQVLSTLIKQNVANNVANNQPPVQVNQVGSFTVDDNHKDSPNGNTTVLNFYTTIKGSWILDSGATDHVCTCLSDFTSYKSIKPVLISLPNGHSFYTSYSGTVAFSNRFYLTNVLYVPEFTFNLISASKLASNLNCHLIFSSKSCVIQDNLTKEKIGTVEAKSGFYDFLSDNPNTAAEIMSDNPNTAAEIIVPTENMDHEQPRRSTRIRRTPAYLEEFHTNLPSAHAVSSKYPIHKFVSYHKLSSKFKNTISSFSSSIEPHNYEDAAEHECWKKAMADELAALHANNTWILVPLPSGKKAIGCRWVYKVKHKSDGTIDRYKVRLVAKGYAQLEGLDFFDTFTPVAKQTTLRLLLALAASNNWALKQLDVNNAFLHGDLLEEVYMKPPPGVAVPNSNIFCKLQRSLYGLRQVGRQWYAKLSQFLLTNGYVLSSADHSLFIKSHDTHITIILVYVDDIVLTGNDTEEITHVTTLLNQQFKIKNLGDLTFFLGLEVARSRAGIHLSQRKYTLDLLHETRMLDCAPVPTPMVHSSTFSSNEGVPLIDTTSSSYRRLLGRLIYLTNTRPDIAFSVNKLSQFVSAPTSTHHQVAFRILRYLKNAPGHGIFLPATSTHQLKAYSDSDWASCSETRKSVTGFSIYLGESLISWKSKKQQTISRSSSEAEYRALAATTCEIQWLTYLLQDLKSCNADGLSLLDAKLHPVNSTTDVMTLMKPGEVNCAVSSNSMNNRSSRSHM from the exons ATGACAG GTAATATTCGAGTTTACTGTAGAATCAGGCAATCATTCCAAGCCGAATCAAGGAATATTGTTTCATTGGGGAAGATG AGTGGTCCCTCTGGTGGAACATTTAAGGATATAGGAATCAATTATCTGGCTCTTACTGATTTGTTTCAAATGTCTAAAGAAAGGAATGACATCATAAACTATGACATTTATGTTCAAATGGTGGAGATTTACAATGAACAA GGTTTTCTCCTTGCTTCCGCAGAATCAACAATTCAACATCAAGAGCTTGCATCCACTTtgttatg TAAGATGGCGGAGGAACGAACAACAAGGTCGGTTGTGGTGGAACCTTCCTCAAACAGCTATCTCTATCTTCACCCTGGTGAGAACCCCGCAACTTCTTTGGTCTCACCGGTACTCGATTCAACGAACTACCATTCTTGGAGTAGGTCCGTCATGACAGCGCTGAGTGCGAAGAATAAAGTAGAATTTGTCTTGGGCACCCATCCGTGTCCACCGACGAGTGATCCTACCCATTCGGCATGGGTCAGGTGCAACAACATGGTTGTGTCATGGTTAGTGCATTCATTCTCTCTTTCTATTAGACAAAGCGTGATCTGGATGGATATAGCAGTTAATATTTGGACCGATTTAAAAACTAGATATTCCCAAGGTGATCTTTCTAGGGTTTCCGATTTGCAATTAGAAGCATCCTCTTTATGTCAGAATGATCTGTCCGTAACTGACTATTTTACGAAGCTAAGAATAATGTGGGACGAGCTAGACAATTTTCGACCTAATCCTATCTGTGTTTGTCAGCACAAGTGCTCATGTTCTGTGGCTTCTGTTATTAGCAAAAGGAAATGTGAGGACCAGGCCATGCAGTTTCTTAGAGGACTCAACGATCAATACAACAACATTCGGTCTCATGTGCTCCTCATGGAACCGGTACCACCTATTTCGAAAATCTTATCTCTTGTGGCTCAACAAGAACGTCAATTGGCAAGTAATTTCTTGGTTACGAACATTAACCATGCTGGTACAAATCGTAATTCTGTTGTCACATGTTCTTTATGTGGAAAATTGGGTCATACTGAAAACATTTGTTTTAGGAAAGTGGGTTTTCCGAATCAAGAACATAAGATTTTTAGGTTTAATGGTAATAGAAAAGCTTGCACCCACTGTGGTAAGAGTGGTCATACAATTGATACATGTTACCGGAAGCATGGGTTTCACCCCAGCCATAATTTTCCCAATAGTAGGACTGCCCCTTTACTTAATGCTGTTTTAGCTGACGATGTTTCCTCTAAGAATTTTGTGCAAGAACAGGGAAATGGAGACATGCGTTCTGTCTTCACAGCACAACAATGCCAAGTTCTATCTACTCTTATCAAGCAGAACGTAGCAAATAATGTTGCAAATAATCAGCCCCCGGTGCAAGTTAATCAAGTGGGTTCTTTCACGGTTGATGACAATCATAAGGATTCTCCAAACGGTAACACtactgttttaaatttttatactaCCATTAAAGGCTCCTGGATCTTAGATTCGGGAGCAACTGATCATGTTTGCACCTGTTTATCTGATTTTACCTCATATAAAAGTATCAAACCTGTTCTCATCAGTTTACCAAATGGGCATAGTTTTTATACTAGTTATTCTGGAACTGTTGCCTTCAGTAATAGATTTTACTTAACAAATGTCTTATATGTACCTGAATTCACCTTCAATCTGATTTCTGCTTCTAAACTTGCCTCAAATTTGAATTGTCATTTGATTTTCTCATCTAAGAGTTGTGTGATACAGGACAATCTAACGAAAGAGAAGATTGGTACAGTTGAGGCCAAAAGTGGCTT CTATGATTTTCTGTCTGATAACCCCAATACTGCTGCTGAAATTATGTCTGATAACCCCAATACTGCTGCTGAAATTATTGTTCCAACTGAAAATATGGATCACGAGCAACCAAGAAGATCCACACGGATTCGAAGAACTCCAGCCTACCTTGAAGAATTCCATACAAATCTACCATCTGCACATGCGGTAAGTTCTAAGTATCCAATTCATAAATTTGTTTCATATCATAAATTATCCTCTAAATTTAAAAACactatttcttctttttcttcttccattgAACCCCATAATTACGAGGATGCCGCTGAACATGAATGCTGGAAAAAGGCAATGGCAGATGAACTAGCTGCTCTACACGCCAATAACACATGGATACTGGTACCTCTTCCCTCAGGCAAAAAGGCCATTGGATGCCGTTGGGTGTACAAGGTGAAGCACAAATCAGACGGTACCATTGATCGCTACAAAGTGCGCCTCGTTGCAAAAGGCTATGCACAACTTGAAGGCTTAGATTTTTTTGACACCTTCACTCCAGTTGCAAAGCAGACTACCTTGCGTCTTCTTCTTGCTCTTGCTGCTTCAAACAACTGGGCCCTCAAACAACTGGATGTTAACAACGCCTTTCTCCATGGAGACCTTCTTGAAGAAGTCTACATGAAACCACCTCCTGGAGTTGCCGTCCCCAATTCAAACATTTTCTGCAAATTACAACGTTCCCTCTATGGCTTACGTCAAGTCGGCCGACAATGGTACGCAAAATTATCCCAGTTTTTACTTACTAATGGTTATGTCTTATCCTCTGCTGATCATTCACTGTTTATAAAATCGCATGACACTCACATAACTATTATTCTtgtgtatgttgatgatatcgtACTCACTGGAAATGACACTGAGGAAATCACTCACGTCACAACACTGCTGAATCAAcaatttaagataaaaaatctGGGTGATCTTACCTTTTTTCTGGGTCTGGAAGTTGCCCGTAGCCGTGCTGGAATACACCTTTCACAACGCAAATACACTTTGGATTTGTTACACGAGACAAGAATGCTGGATTGTGCCCCAGTCCCAACACCTATGGTTCATTCTTCAACCTTTTCCAGTAATGAAGGTGTTCCTCTCATTGATACAACATCATCCTCATATCGCAGACTTCTGGGAAGGCTAATCTATTTAACAAACACTAGACCAGATATCGCCTTCAGTGTGAACAAACTCAGCCAATTTGTCTCAGCACCTACATCAACTCATCACCAAGTTGCCTTTCGCATTCTTAGGTACCTTAAGAATGCTCCTGGACATGGCATTTTTCTGCCAGCTACCAGCACACATCAACTCAAGGCATACAGCGACTCTGATTGGGCTTCTTGTTCTGAGACAAGGAAATCTGTCACCGGCTTCTCCATCTATCTTGGTGAATCACTAATTtcttggaaatcaaagaaacaaCAAACCATCTCCAGAAGTTCTTCGGAGGCTGAATATAGAGCGTTGGCTGCCACCACATGCGAGATCCAGTGGCTCACTTACCTATTACAAGATCTCAAA AGCTGCAATGCTGATGGGTTGAGCCTTCTAGATGCCAAATTGCATCCTGTGAATTCTACAACTGATGTTATGACCCTCATGAAACCTGGTGAGGTTAATTGTGCTGTCAGTTCAAATTCAATGAACAACAGGAGTAGTCGTTCCCACATGTGA
- the LOC137838691 gene encoding uncharacterized protein produces the protein MAASRVNQERIQADLVESQTVNRELHRSDEELRRDLQTRAGEREGADQEPVTPPREFPTSFSQEIVDATIPATLVGPKVTFTGTEDPEAHLTAFHTQMMLVGGSDAVRCKLFMSTLAGTAMNWFISLLDGLVTSFPQLTKLFRAQYIANRAPPSISYDLFDVRQYQGESLKEFLHRFGAQVVRLNLKDEKMMMHALRKGIVLGPFSESLIRNHPKNFAEIRRRAVAHIAAEEEVSEKRTCVVATRPRATGCPQTLRVHEATKKKKTLVKQQPYQPRNPNGRGRRRENVPPRHDFVVELKDLIAIPNVVEKLKVPPKTDKRLGSNKNAWCEFHQAFGHPICNCLALGHQLDELVKNGLQRDYLQEKKGTEDMAATGGGLGHEVLVQGEVHTIARGFSGGGCTASQRRRDARTVMSVEAQRIDDAFDVDLVFTKADLEDVVPHDNDPVVISAVTAGRKVHRVLVDQGSSADVMFWTTFNKLQLSPDMMRPYGGCLYGFAGDQVEVREYLELRTMAPRLEQRASGTLSSMPPLLITCWVDQP, from the coding sequence ATGGCCGCGTCGAGAGTGAACCAAGAACGAATCCAAGCTGACTTGGTAGAGTCGCAAACAGTGAACAGAGAACTGCACCGTTCGGACGAGGAACTGCGCAGAGATCTGCAAACCCGCGCAGGAGAGCGTGAGGGTGCAGATCAGGAGCCTGTGACGCCACCGAGAGAGTTCCCAACGTCGTTCTCACAAGAAATCGTGGATGCAACGATACCAGCCACGCTTGTAGGGCCCAAGGTGACCTTCACTGGTACAGAGGACCCAGAGGCCCACCTCACGGCcttccatacacagatgatgctggttgggGGCTCCGATGCGGTGAGAtgcaagttgttcatgagcactctggCGGGAACAGCGATgaattggttcatcagcctccttGATGGCCTTGTAACGTCGTTCCCACAACTTACAAAGTTGTTCAGGGCACAATACATCGCGAATCGAGCTCCCCCGTCTATCTCTTATGACCTCTTTGATGTAAGACAATATCAAGGAGAGTCTTTGAAGGAGTTCCTccatcgctttggagcgcaagTGGTGAGGCTgaaccttaaagacgaaaagaTGATGATGCATGCATTAAGGAAGGGCATTGTGCTAGGACCCTTCAGCGAGTCACTCATCCGAAACCATCCTAAGAACTTCGCCGAGATAAGACGCCGCGCGGTGGCTCATATTGCGGCGGAGGAAGAAGTTAGTGAAAAACGCACATGCGTGGTTGCCACGCGACCACGCGCGACAGGTTGTCCTCAAACCCTAAGGGTGCACGAGGCAACGAAAAAGAAGAAGACCCTCGTGAAGCAGCAACCTTATCAACCAAGAAATCCCAATGGCAGGGGACGCAGGAGAGAGAACGTGCCGCCGAGGCACGACTTCGTGGTAGAATTAAAGGACCTCATCGCTATCCCAAATGTAGTTGAGAAGCTGAAGGTACCTCCCAAGACCGACAAGAGGCTTGGTTCCAACaagaacgcctggtgtgagttccaccaagcattCGGCCATCCCATATGCAATTGCTTAGCGTTGGGACACCAGCTAGACGAGTTGGTGAAGAACGGTCTCCAAAGGGATTATTTGCAAGAAAAAAAGGGGACCGAGGACATGGCGGCAACAGGGGGTGGCCTGGGGCATGAAGTCCTTGTACAAGGTGAGGTTCACACCATCGCAAGAGGGTTCTCAGGAGGAGGATGTACCGCTTCTCAGCGGAGGAGAGACGCTCGAACGGTGATGTCGGTAGAAGCACAAAGGATCGACGACGCCTTCGACGTCGACCTagtcttcaccaaggccgacctaGAGGACGTTGTCCCCCATGACAATGATCCAGTGGTGATCTCAGCGGTAACcgcaggaaggaaggtgcaccgtgTGTTAGTAgatcagggaagctcggcagacgtaatgttctggacGACTTTCAACAAACTGCAACTATCCCCCGACATGATGAGGCCCTATGGCGGCTGTCTATACGGTTTTGCGGGagaccaggtagaggtgcgCGAATACTTAGAGTTGAGGACCATGGCACCGCGTCTCGAACAGAGAGCATCAGGTACCTTGTCGTCAATGCCTCCTCTGCTTATAACATGTTGGGTAGACCAACCTTGA
- the LOC137838692 gene encoding uncharacterized protein codes for MVKYVKIDHLLSLVPPFEPKQHEQLELHQAPNDLRESLNIKSVVDVALQAKPKRLDQYVKQTSKFVEEGTYLNLGGQTSSDNLGNVVNLSDFQEGEDADWTRAEGLIETGDKEDVELVSCNTKGFIVSFGSLVGFLPYRNLNSKWKFFAFETWLKQKGLDPSMYKHKSFDTDIKMFYPDSSPSPEIDGKARLQVGDIVKCCIQKIAYFGIFVELFNYLSPFKDKDIEDIRMY; via the exons ATGGTAAAATATGTGAAAATTGACCATTTGCTTTCACTGGTTCCACCATTT GAACCGAAGCAACATGAGCAGCTGGAGTTACATCAGGCGCCAAATGATTTAAGagaatcattaaatataaagtcAGTTGTGGATGTTGCACTACAGGCAAAGCCAAAAAG ATTAGATCAATATGTAAAACAAACCTCGAAATTTGTTGAAGAGGGCACTTACCTTAATCTTGGAGGTCAAACAAGCAGTGATAATTTAGGGAATGTGGTTAATTTGTCAGATTTCCAG GAAGGTGAAGATGCTGATTGGACTAGGGCAGAAGGTTTGATTGAGACCGGAGACAAAGAAGATGTGGAACTAGTAAGCTGCAATACCAAAGGTTTCATT GTTTCTTTTGGTTCCTTGGTGGGATTTCTGCCATACCGTAATCTTAATTCCAAATGGAAGTTCTTTGCTTTTGAGACCTGGTTAAAACAGAAGGGCTTGGATCCATCAATGTACAAGCATAAAAGTTTTGATACTGATATTAAGATGTTTTATCCTGATTCTTCTCCATCTCCGGAGATAGATGGTAAA GCTAGACTTCAAGTTGGGGATATAGTGAAATGCTGCATCCAGAAAATAGCTTACTTTGGAATTTTTGTTGAG ttattcaACTATCTATCTCCATTCAAGGATAAAGATATAGAAGATATTAGAATGTATTGA